DNA sequence from the Colletotrichum destructivum chromosome 9, complete sequence genome:
CTCCATCGCGGTGTCATGGATAAACGGCACAAGAGATGACTGAGCCAGCTTGGGGACGGAGTAAGGCGAGTAGGCATCGTGTACTCTGTATGGATAGGGGAGAAGCCTTCCTTGGAAAGTTGGTACGGCATCACGTCAATGCCCGAACTCTATCCGGCGACAACAGACAACAGCACCGGCGCTCTGCGTGATACGGGGGTGAACGTGACGGGGCCCGGGCTCCCCACCCCTCTTCCTTTCACAAGCTGCCAGGGCGTTGTTGACGGGTGACTGACGGGTGATGGTTGTCCATTAGTGGCGGCATTAGCACCGGCGGGATGATAAACGAATTAGAAACCAGTtggagaaaaagagaagaaaaaaggccCGTTGCTGACGTCCCCAACGCACTATGCCTGCTATGAGAGCTCGCGAAAGAAATAACAACTGCATGTCCCCCCTTCCAAAATTTCCATTCCCCTCGTACGTTCGACACTACAGAAATATCTCTGCCTCTTTTGATATCCTCTGTCAGACAAGCACCAGAAAAGCACCGTATCGCATCTATCGGGACACCCTACCAAACAACTGGACCAGCCATCCACACTCTCTCTATCtccaaccaccaccaaccacaACGAACCCCAGCCTGggccctcctctctccctcctaCCTCTCTCCTACAGGATCAGCACACCGGCACCCGACCACGTCCACACCCACCTCCACTAACAAGGCTCCTGCGGCAGGGGTAAGGGCGCCAATCTGCTTGTTTGCCGCTCTCGACCGTTGCGTCACCGGGGACATTTCCctcactctcgctctctctcgccgCTCTCGAATTTCCTCTTGGCCGTTGAGAGTCTGGATCGAGCGCCATTTTCCCAAAGACAAGTGACTGGCAGACTGCAGAAGCACTTGGTCACACACCTCTCGCAAGTTgcaagaagaggagaaaaaaagaaaaagaaaaaaaaaaacacctAAGTCGAGCTACATACCACGACAGACAAGTGACAAGAAGTGGCCGTTCGGTGTAAACCATCCCATTTCTCGCTCACCGGCTAGTCCTTTCCCAGTTCCTAAAGTCCCGTTCGCAGGGAAACACCACTGCACCCTCAAACCAGGTCGTTCCAACGGTCGGTCTTGAAATCTCTCCGGTATGTACCTGTCGATAGTATTATCATCCCATGTTCCTCTTCAGGTCAACCTCCTCCGGCCGCCCTGCTGCCCGAGGGGCCCATCAGTGCCCTGGCGCTGCTTGCCGATGGACTgcacccctcccctccgctCCCCTTCCCActttccctctttcccttGCAGTGACCCCCAAAAAGGGCGAATCGCGGGAATCGACGTCAATCAGGGTCACAGGGCCACCAAGCCAATCTATTGTcccccccaccaccacctggTTTCCAGACCTCGTTCCTCTACGAATACGTCCTTGgccccatcttcctcctcctcctcttgaCCTACAAAACATaacgtcaacgtcggcgTCCCAGCTTGTCAGAAAGACATTTTTCATTAACTTTATCCTTTCTTGCAGAATTCCCCTTCTTTGTTAAATAAGGCAAAACCACCCATCCTCGTGCTATCGGCAAACGCAGTTGTGTAACCACATAATACGCCAAACCAACGACACACCATCTAAAACCGAACAATTATCGATCGTCATGAGTCTGGCAGAAGCAACACCCCTCAGCGCCGGCCAGGCAGCTGTGAACCCCGCCGTCGCTAcccacgtcggcgccgacagaCTAGGTGGCGATGCGACTCCCCGCGCTTCGAGCCAGCACAACACGGAGTCGGATAACAGCAAGAAGGACGTGAAGAACAAGGTGCGCGGCCTGTTCGGattggggaagaagaaggaagattCAAATATCTCCAACAAGATGTCGTCTTCGACCAAACCTGCCTCCACCGTCACCAGCAACCCCTCCTTGTCAAGAGATCCCTCCAGCGCGTCAGCTCGATCTaccgcctcgccctccgtCGGCGACCATTCGCACGCCTATCCCGCGTCGCCAGGTCGTGGAATCTCCACCTCCCCGCGGGTGCCCTCCCCTGCCGGCTCCCAGATTTTCGAGCGAGATGTCGACAATATGTCGATCAAGCCTCAATCGCCTGCCATTCCCTCCCACATTCAGACCGAGAACCACATTCCGCCAGTCCTCGATGCTTCGTCCGAGGCCATTACGGACGACCACCTCGACCCCGATTCCGTCGAGATCGTCACTCATGCGCAGCATCAAcccgccgcagccgctgTGACCGGTGCCAACGGAACACCCTATGCTTCCGACTCCATGTCGGCATCCTGGACGGAGGAGCTTCGTGCATTCGCCGACCGCGACGACGCATCCAACTTCAACTCGCCCGACAACGCCGACGTGCGAAGATTGAGCTTCATCTCCTTTGCCGATGTCGTCCAGGCCGAGCACGGCGGCCACGCCGGTGCAGTAGGCTCGCGGGACTCGAtccacgtcgccggcctgacGTCCCTGTCGTCCATCAACGCccgctcgccctcgcccatTCGGTCGCCCGTGTCGTCGCAGGGCCCGGgtacctcgccgcccacaagTAACCCGGCCTCCATCAAGGGACTCGAAATGTCCCCCGGCCGTAAACCCCTGGGCAGCCCCATTTCGTCCCATCACAACCTTAACATGAGCGGCGAGCTCAACATTGAGACAATGTCGCAGGCGCTCAGGCGCACGGGAAGCACAGATCTCGGTGGGGTTCGCAGCTTGCCTACAAGCCCCATCGAGGGACCATTCCGCTGAATATCACCGCGTACGATGAAACCTCAAccgaaaagaaaagaagaagaaaggcaACACATTTTTTTTATACAGGTACGGAGTCGGAGGCAACGGGAGAACCATTGATACCAAAGTGGACGTTTCTATCGCGTGTTTTTATTTCATGTCACTAACGATGTTCTCTCTTTCGAAATGCCCTCGCATGAGCAAAGCAGCCTTTGGGAAGCTATCTTATGCATAAGGGAAAAAGACCGGGATTTTCCGgcttttcttcctcttctttttttcctttctttttttggagTTGTCGGGCAAAGAAGGATAAAATATCTTGTTGCTTTTCAACGGTGTCTGTTTGCGTCTAAGCGCGCGCGCGGCTGTTTTGCGGGATATCTCAAGGCTGGAGACTCGAACAAGCCGCCTAGACGATCCAGGCTTGGATCAGATGCACTctgctttttttcttttgatCGTGCGCGGCACTCCTTCCTAGGCAACGGAAACCGAGATTGTGATGTGCGGAATGGGAAATACTTCAAAGCAAATTTCTCTGGGTGAGAGGAATATTGATGAATGAATGGAATACGTTTTCTCAGATCAAGGATACTTCGCCCCCTCTCCCCGTCTTGTCCAACAACATTGGAAAAGCAAAGtgaaaggaaaaaaaggtgAAAATAGAACCTGCCTTTGACATGTGGATAAGACGCCCGCGCTAGATGGCTCATTCGGATGACTTGGTACAGTTCTTGGACGGAGCTAGATCGGGGGGGGGACAAACTTGCTCAGCTTGATCGACGACTCGAATGCCAAAGAGGGGAACTGACATGTCACTTGATGACGGGACTGCCGGTTGTCTCAACTGTCGAGGCTTTAACCGAGGCGAAAAACACcacaacgacaacgacgacgacgccctgTGCCTCTCACGCATCATGGGGACAATGAGCATCATTCTTggaacagagagagagaccgaCCTCACCCTCCTTGGACTGTCCGGTGGCTGTTACTTGTGGCCTCGAATAGACTGCAGACAGACAACTCGTACCTGTCAGCGGTCTCGACACTGTGGTGACCTAGGTCAGGAGTGGCATGGTATTGGGTTTTGCCATTGTGACATGAATTCATCAATTAGCCTAAATCTTCGAAAAACCTCCCCCaatccctccctctccccctttttacgccgacggccgccacTGAAGGGGACCATGCTACGATTGACATGTGTTGCCTTATCCACAAACCAACCCAACCCGGACTACCGCTCGTAATTCCTCGCCTTGGGCATCTTCTTGTCCTCCATGGCCTCCATATCCTTCTGCTTGTAAAAATGCGGCGCCAGCTCCGCCAGCCACTTGGGCTCGATGGGCATGCAGCTGCGCATGTACTCCTTGGTGGTCTGCACGAGCTCAAAGTAGACGAGCATCTTGACGGGCGGGTCGACGCCCATGAGCACCGAGCTCGGGTGCACGTACACGGTCGCGTTCTTCTTGACGGTGCGGTAGCTGTCGCCGCTGCGCTGCAGCCGCGCGGCGTTGGGGAAGAAGCCGGCCGTCAGCGCGCGCTTGATGGGCGGCAGGTTGCTGGCGCCGCAGCTCGAGGGGCTCACCTCGACGCGCTCGCAgagcttggcgagctggTCGCGCAcgtcgcgcgcgcgcgtgaGGGACCGCTGCTGCAAAAAGTTCTCGCGTGACCAGATGGGAGAGAAGTCGCTGTCGACCCACTGGTTCCAGATGTTGAGCAGCGTGAGgtggtcgccgccctccttgacCGTGAACCGTGCCCGCGCGCTGTCGGCGTGgatcttcttgtccttgggcCGGAAGAAGAGCGCCGACGCCTCGCTGAGCATCGACACCACCGAGagcacctcctcgacgcAGCCCTCCTTGTCGGCAGCGAGGACCGCCTTGGCGAGCATCGGGTCTGTCGGGAACTCGGCCATCTGCCGGCCCATCTTTGTAAGCTCGCCCTTGTGGTTGAGCGCCTGCAGCGCAAAGAGCTGGTTCAGCGCCCCGATGAGGGcctccgtcggcggcgggtcCATGAACTCAAAATCAAGAAGCTCGTTGATGCCCAGCGATTTGAGCTGGAGCACGACGCCGTTGAGATTCGTCCGCTGGATTTCGGGCATCGGCGACTCGTCCATCTCGTTCATGTAGGCGAACTTGGTGTACAGCCGGAAGCACTTTCCGGGGCCCACACGACCGGCGCGACCGCTCCTCTGGTTCGCCGATGCTCTCGAGCAGGgcgtgacgacgaggttcGACATGCCAGTCGCTGGGTTGTAGACGTTCTCCTTGACGAAGCCCGGGTCAATGACGTAGACGATGCCGTCAATGGTCAGACTCGTCTCGGCAATATTGGTGGCCAGGACGACCTTGCGAGAGCCTTCGGGCGTTGGTTCGAAGATCTTGGCCTGGAGTTCCGATGGCAGGTTTGCATAAATGGGACAGATCACCAGCTCCTTGATGCGGCTTCccagcttcttcgccgtTTCCGCAATCTGTTGCTCAGCAGAATCGATCTCGTCTTGACCCGTAAGGAACACAAGAATGTCGCCCTTGCCCTGCGTCGTGTGGATCTGGAACACTGTCGTGATAGCGGCGGCCAGGTAGTTGGCTTCTGGCGCCGGCGTGTAGTAAATGTCAACGGGGTATCTTCGTCCGGGGATGTTGTAAATAGGGGCATCGTCGAAATAGGCAGCAAATTTCTCAGCGTTCATCGTTGCAGACGAGATGAGCAGCTTCAGGTCGGGCCGTTCCCTCGCCAGGTCCTTGACCAGAGCAAGCAAGATATCGGTATGGACGGTTCTCTCGTGAGCCTCGTCAATCATGATGGCAGAGTATCCGGAGAGATCGGGCTCCGTCATGAACTCTCTCAGCAGCATGCCGTCCGTCATGTACTTCAAGATGGTCTTGTCGCTGGTGTTGTCCTCGAAACGGATCGAGTAGCCGACCTCCTGGCCAACCTtgacgccgacctcgtctGCCACACGCGCGGCAACACTCATCGCGGCCACACGACGTGGTTGCGTACACCCAACCTTCATACCGTTCTTGGTGTAGCCCGCTTCGTGGAGGTACTGTGGCAGCTGGGTCGTTTTTCCGGAACCTGTCTCTCCAACGATGACCAGAATCTGGTACTTCTCCATCGCCGCAAGAAAATCGTCTCGGTAGGCGTAGATGGGTAGGCTCTTTCTCGTCTCCTGGATCGAGAGCTGtttcttctcggccgcctcgatcTGCGCCGCCAGGAACTGTTGCTCCTTGGTCAACTTGCCCTCCCCAGGCAAGCTCGAGCCCAGATTCCACTTGATGTActgctcctcgtccatgACGTACGCGTAGTCGTCGTTTTCTCTCTCGGCCCTCTGGATCTGCGCCTTGGCCTTAGTGGCCTGTTCCCGTTCCCATTCCTCGTGTTCCGTGACGAACTTTTCTTGCCCGTACTCGTCCTTCTCCACGTATCTCTTGTAcatggcctcctcctttctCTTTTTGTCGATTTTGCCCTTCTCCGTGATGTAGTCCTCCGGGATGTAGTACCCGTCCATGTGGTCGTCGATCTTCAGGCGCTCCTCCGCCAACCGCAGGATCTCGCGGTTCTTCGCAaactcggccttctccttctccgaTAGCCTCACACCGCTCCTGAGCTCCTCtgtctcctcggcgacctgtTTGCGCAGCAGAgcaagcttctcggcctctcgCTTGCCAAGGTACATTTGTCGACTCTTCATGCGCAAGTCCTCCATGTTCGCCTTGCGGTCAACCTCTTGCCGCCTGCTCTCGGGGCCGCCTTTGGATTTCTTGTCATCCTTCTCGCGTAACCGCTTCGCAAAggcctcgcgctcctcgatGTCGCGCTGgcgctccagctcctccttcGCGCCGTCAGATAGGTCCCCGTcgcggtcgccgtcgcggccatCATGATCGAGTTTGACGCGCTTCGAGGCTGATTCTTTGAACTCGggctcgtcctcctcctcaacctcgtcaGCTTCCGATGGCGGCTCCTCGTCCGCCCAtctgtcgtcgttgttggtATTCGTTTTGCGGTACTGCTTCGTAGGTCGGGCCGGTGATCTGGATCGTGATCGGCGTCTCGAGGTTCTTTCACTCCGATCGCgttccctttctctttcgCGCGAGCGATCACGATGGCGCGACTTGTGCTttttcttgtccttgaccACCTTCGTGgggccgacctcgtcgtcctccatcGGGAGGAAGGCGTACTTTTTTGACGCCATGGCTGGGATGAGAAAAGGTTCAAGGAAGGCGAACAATGCAAAGCCAGAACAGTGAGGCGACTCGATGGTATGGTGATGTTGTGTCGGGGCAAGCAGACGCACTGCCTGGCGATGTCAAGTTATCGAAGTTGAGGCCTCACTCAGTTGATGTGCCTGGCGTGTCTCTGCGCATTCGTCTCGACTTCCACGGGACCCACATGTTTTTGCAGCAGGGTGTGGGGCGGAAGCAAACTAGAAGCCGCCGCCCAATAATGGTCATCCGATAACATGTCTTATCGGACCTCGACAGCTCCCTTCTTAACACGTTGGAACTTTACATTttgagaagaagccggctCCGATATGTTTGCTTCTGGTCGGTGTCTCCTTTTACATCCACCACCTTTCTTTGCTTCCCATTATATACCCGGGTGACTGCCTCCTCAACAAGTCCAcgttttcccccttcctcacTCACGACTTGGGCATTTTCACCACGAGAGGGACCATCCGCACTCgctctttctttcttcttttttaaATCCTGGTCCTTATACACTCAAATTCTCAGCCGAATTACATTGGAAAGGGGGGCACGATGTTCGTCCGTGGGGCAGCACtcatgctgctgctcctctgCCTCGTCCAGTTGGCACTCTGCGCCGAGGACTACTATAAtgtcctcggcatcggcaggTCTGCCTCGGACCGAGAGATCAAGTCTGCCTACCGCAAACTAAGCAAGAAATACCACCCCGATAAGAACCCGTACGCTGaatcccccccctcttctcgccCTGTACTATGCGACTGAAACTGACTAAACCTTCACAGTGGCGACGACACGGCAAAGGACAAGTTTGTCGAAGTCTCGGAAGCCTACGAAGCCCTCATCGACCCCGAAACCCGCAAGATCTATGACAAGCATGGCCACGAGGGCCTcaagcagcaacagcaaggCGGCGGCTTCCACCGCCACGACCCCTTCGATGTCTTCTCCCGCTTCtttggcggtggcggccactttggcggccacggccagcGCCGCGGACAGGACATCAATGTGCGCGTCGGCATCTCGCTCCGCGACTTCTACAACGGCGTCAACACCGAGTTCCAGTGGGACAAGCAGCACATCTGCGAGGACTGCGGGGGTACAGGCTCCGCCGATGGCACTGTCGACACGTGCGGCGTCTGTCAGGGCCGCGGCATGCGCATCGTCAAGCACCAGCTCGCGCCCGGTATGTTCCAGCAGGTCCAGATGCAGTGCGACGCTtgcggcggccgcggcaaGAGCATCAAGCACAAATGCCGCacctgcggcggcgagcgcgTCGTGCGCAAGCCCACGGCGGTGCAGCTCACCGTCACGCGGGGCGCCGCGCGCGACAGCCAGATCGTCTacgagaacgaggccgaCGCGAGCCCGGATTACGTCGCCGGCAACCTGGTCGTGAcgctcgccgagaaggagccGGAGCTCGAACAGGACAACCCGGATCGCGTCGACGGCATTTTCTTCCAGCGCAAAGACAACGACCTGTTTTGGACCGAGGTGCTCTCGCTGCGCGAGGCCTGGATGGGAGACTGGACGCGGAACCTGACACACCTGGACGGCCACATCGTTCGTCTCGGCCGTGACCGTGGCCAGGTCGTGCAGTCCGGCCATGTGGAGACGGTCAAGGGCGAGGGCATGCCAGTGtaccacgacgacggtgacaGCGTGTACCACCAGACCGAGTTTGGCAACCTGTATGTCAAGTACGTCGTCGTGCTGCCGGATCAGATGGAGTCGGGCATGGAGAAGGAGTTCTGGGCTCTCTTCGAGAAGTGGCGCCGCAAGATCGGTGTCGACCTGCATAAGGACACCGGGCGGCCCGAGAAGCCTGTGGTGCACGACGAATTATGATGAAAGATGTAGATAATGTGAGATATAAATAGACGGCCATAATATGTGCGCATGAGTTTGTCTTCTTCGATCCACTCGCAGCGAATACAGTGAGAGGCCATGTCGAAATATCATGAAGTTCTGTGAATATCTATATTCCGCCGTAACCATATTCGCAAGCGTCCAGAGTAACATCATAAATCGTCAACATCTACCATCATGTCGTgtctaggtaggtatccAAGCCAAATTTGTAGAAGGGTGCCCCATGCACAAGATAGACtagaaaagaaaagaaaaaaaggcgAAAAGCAGTCATAAGTCATCAGTcacttctccttcttcgtcggtTGTGGTgaccttcctcctcatccctcTCCTCGATCCTGCGCGACTGTCCACCGTGCTGTACTTCTTGAACGACTCCAATAACATCTTTCAGCAGATTCTTCCAGCTGCCCTGTCCGCTAATCATGCCTTCAATATCGCTCGCAATCTTTTGCACCGCGTCATCGTCTGTACCGCCAACAGCCCATGCTCCACTTGAGTGCCAGCCGCTGCCGTCTCGCGATCGGGTTTCGAATGCACCTTGTCTCCATCTCAAGGCTCCCGTGCTACCCAGAGGGCGCCCCTGTGGGTCAAACCGATCAGGTAGCATCTCAATCTCGTCACTCGATTCGGGTGGTGACTCCAACTCCCGCTTGTGACGAGAAAGCGGCGCTCTGCTTGAAGAGGGGTCTGgcgaggagcggcggcggctgagGACAGGACGCAGACTTTCTAGCTGTTCTTCGCTAAGGGAGGGCGGGTCTTCCTGCTTTcgggcctcttcctcggcctgtTGCTCTTGTTCcaggcggtgccggcgcAGAGTTTGTGATGATTGAGGGGACAGTGGAATGAAGGTGACGGATTTAGAAGATGAGTGTTGTGGAGCGTGGGGCCGTTTGTCGGATATAGCACTCGAGACTGAAGTTGACGAGGTAGATAacgaccgagaccgaggctgGGACTGAGACCGAGACCGGGATAGTGACCCTGGGAGAAACTGCTTGACACGTTCTCGCCATTTTATACCATCTGCGAGACATGTCAGCGTGGTCTCAGATACGAGCAAACGAAGTCACAAAAGAAACAACGATTAGATCAACCCACCCTCACGACCCAGACCGGCTGGTTGGGCATCTTGTGGTGAGGCGCTACGAGATAATTCATCACTCACATGGTCAGGGCCGAACCtcgtccccggcggcggaccgCCTGATGGGGGAGGACCACTGGcaggcggagggggaggataTCCTCCGGCACCGCCCGTGGCCATCGGCGGGGATGGTCCCATTGGTGGCGGTCCGGGAGGGTAGTCTTGAGGATACGGTGGGTACTGATCCCTCAAGTTCGCGGTCGAAATGTTGGGATGCTGAGTGAAgcccgccgagggcgccggcggtggcggatAGTAAGAGCCGCCGGATGCGtgaggcggcgaaggcggaCGGCTGTAGTCGTCGTAGTACCCGTCATCCCGAATACTTTCTTCGTACCCTGTTAAGATCATCAGCTAGTGTTCATAACACCCTCATAACACATCATGGTTCGACGTACTCCTGCGGTCCCTTTCTCGGTCTCTATTCCTAGGTCTTTCCGTGCTTCGTTCTCTGCTGTACGCCCGGTCTCTTGAATGTGCTCTGTCACGCGAAACTGATCTGTCCCTGGAGCGGGATCTGGAGGCTCGCTCCCTCGACCTAcggtcctcgtccttctccttcttcttctgatATTGCTTGAttccgatggcggcggctccTGTGccaactgctgctgctgccatgTCTCTCAAGCGACTCttgctcctcttcttcgccggtTCGGCATCGTCATAATCGTCGCCTGACATGCGTcggtgtcgacggcgtcgccttTCGTTCGCTGCAGACTCATACCCGTCATCTGGCGGGTACGGCGGGTCGATCGGCAGCGGTGAGGTCCCGTACTCAACTAAGCCTAGCTCAGGATCAGCGCTGCGCGGCTCGGGATAAAGAGAGCGGGCCTGAGACCTGCTGCGCGACCGACGACGTTCGCGCCGTTCCCGCCTGAGCTCCTCCTCATACTCCTGATCGCTTAGTTCGCGATCTACTTCGcggtccttcttctctttccgGTTCTTGTAAATCTTGCTGGCAACACCTCCCGCTaggccggcggcaacaacCTCGGCTCCGGTCCTGATGCGAGACTTGGACCTTGAACGACTCCTAGACTTGGAATTGGACTTGTTGCGGAAATGTTGCACcagaccggcggcggcggcagttgCAGCCGCGGCCTTGGCTACGGACCGACTCCGGCTCTTGCGGCTCTTGCGGCTACGACTACGAGATCGGGATACCGAGTAGCTCGAGACGGAGTAACCTCGGTTTCTGCTCCGGCCACGATGCATCTCTTCCTTTTCAATCTTGCCGCTCTGATAATACTTGGCGGCACCTGCtacggcaagggcggcagcagcgatGCCAAGGCCGGTCTTAATCCTGGAGCTGCGGCTGTGGGATCTCGAACGAGACCTGTG
Encoded proteins:
- a CDS encoding Putative Heat shock protein DnaJ, cysteine-rich translates to MFVRGAALMLLLLCLVQLALCAEDYYNVLGIGRSASDREIKSAYRKLSKKYHPDKNPGDDTAKDKFVEVSEAYEALIDPETRKIYDKHGHEGLKQQQQGGGFHRHDPFDVFSRFFGGGGHFGGHGQRRGQDINVRVGISLRDFYNGVNTEFQWDKQHICEDCGGTGSADGTVDTCGVCQGRGMRIVKHQLAPGMFQQVQMQCDACGGRGKSIKHKCRTCGGERVVRKPTAVQLTVTRGAARDSQIVYENEADASPDYVAGNLVVTLAEKEPELEQDNPDRVDGIFFQRKDNDLFWTEVLSLREAWMGDWTRNLTHLDGHIVRLGRDRGQVVQSGHVETVKGEGMPVYHDDGDSVYHQTEFGNLYVKYVVVLPDQMESGMEKEFWALFEKWRRKIGVDLHKDTGRPEKPVVHDEL
- a CDS encoding Putative helicase, P-loop containing nucleoside triphosphate hydrolase; the protein is MASKKYAFLPMEDDEVGPTKVVKDKKKHKSRHRDRSRERERERDRSERTSRRRSRSRSPARPTKQYRKTNTNNDDRWADEEPPSEADEVEEEDEPEFKESASKRVKLDHDGRDGDRDGDLSDGAKEELERQRDIEEREAFAKRLREKDDKKSKGGPESRRQEVDRKANMEDLRMKSRQMYLGKREAEKLALLRKQVAEETEELRSGVRLSEKEKAEFAKNREILRLAEERLKIDDHMDGYYIPEDYITEKGKIDKKRKEEAMYKRYVEKDEYGQEKFVTEHEEWEREQATKAKAQIQRAERENDDYAYVMDEEQYIKWNLGSSLPGEGKLTKEQQFLAAQIEAAEKKQLSIQETRKSLPIYAYRDDFLAAMEKYQILVIVGETGSGKTTQLPQYLHEAGYTKNGMKVGCTQPRRVAAMSVAARVADEVGVKVGQEVGYSIRFEDNTSDKTILKYMTDGMLLREFMTEPDLSGYSAIMIDEAHERTVHTDILLALVKDLARERPDLKLLISSATMNAEKFAAYFDDAPIYNIPGRRYPVDIYYTPAPEANYLAAAITTVFQIHTTQGKGDILVFLTGQDEIDSAEQQIAETAKKLGSRIKELVICPIYANLPSELQAKIFEPTPEGSRKVVLATNIAETSLTIDGIVYVIDPGFVKENVYNPATGMSNLVVTPCSRASANQRSGRAGRVGPGKCFRLYTKFAYMNEMDESPMPEIQRTNLNGVVLQLKSLGINELLDFEFMDPPPTEALIGALNQLFALQALNHKGELTKMGRQMAEFPTDPMLAKAVLAADKEGCVEEVLSVVSMLSEASALFFRPKDKKIHADSARARFTVKEGGDHLTLLNIWNQWVDSDFSPIWSRENFLQQRSLTRARDVRDQLAKLCERVEVSPSSCGASNLPPIKRALTAGFFPNAARLQRSGDSYRTVKKNATVYVHPSSVLMGVDPPVKMLVYFELVQTTKEYMRSCMPIEPKWLAELAPHFYKQKDMEAMEDKKMPKARNYER